The DNA window CCGATGGTTGGGAAGGTGCGATAGGTCTCATCCTGCACCTGCGTGGAAAACAGCACGCTGGCATGGTTCCAGCGGTTGAGCCCGGTCAGCTTGGCGACATCGATGGCGCGCAGCCGGGCCAGCCACAAGGCGGTCTGCTTCTTGTCGCTTTCCCATGCGGCCAGCGAGCGGTCATCCAGCCTGCTCTTGGCCGCCAGCCTGGCGCCCTTGTCCAGCCCCAGCGAGGTGACCGTCTCGGGCGAGCGGTCGAGCGCCTGCTTCATCATGGCATCGAACAGAGTGGCCAGCCGCTGGTCTTCGGCGCTGGTGGTGACGGTCTGCGCGCGGGCTGTGCCCAGACGCGCCAGCATGACCAGCGCCGAAGCGGCGGCGCCCGATTGCATCATGTCTCGACGGTTCATCGCATATCCACTCCCGGTTGGGGCGGGGCCCCTTAATAGGCTGGTATCTTTCCTGTTTCAGAGCCCCCGTCAACGTATCTGGCGAACTTATCTGGTGAGCCGCAGCGTGGTCGGCCCGGCGCCCAGCGCCACGGTGTAGCCGCCCCGCTCCATCGCGCCGGGAGCGGTGTAATGCGCGGCGCCCGGCACGGTGCTTTCGACAAACATGCGGGCAGCCTGCTCCCCCGGCGTTGCCGGATCGAGGGTGAGGGTGATCGCACCATCGGCAAGCGTATAGCGGGCGCTGGCGATGCGCCCGGCCTCCAGCGTGATCCACAGACCGGCGGGCGCGATGAACAGGCGCCTGCGTGCGCCATCCCTGGGGGTGATGGCGACGGCGCTGTCTTCACGCTTCAGGTCGCCGCCGAAGGACAGCCAGCCAAAGGTGGGGTCATTCACCAGATAGGAACCCGCCGCGATGGCATGGCCATAGAAGCCCATGCCATAGTCGCCCGTCAGCGCATCCCAGCGCATCATGTCAGGCCAGCTATGGAAGGCCGCCGAGCCGAAGCCCTGCTGGTCGATGTTGGTGATGCCGCCCATCATGCCGCCATAGGCCACGCGCAGCAGATGCAGATCGCCCGGGTTGCGCCGATAGGCGTCGAACAGCGGCACCGCATTGAGCGCCGAGCCGTAATGATGGATCTGCCGCTCGATGCGCGAGACCTTGCCGCCATAGAGAAAATCCCAATAGCGCCGCGCATTGCCGTTGTAGCCCCAGCTTGGGATGGTGGGATCATAGCCCAGGATGACCTCGCTGGTCTCCTGCGCCTGCTTGTCATAGCCGAAGTAGCGCATCCAGGCGTAGACTTCCGGTTGGCCGGTGGAATCCCAGGCCATCTCGCTGCCGAAGGGGTATTTCAGGCTGCGCCAATGGTCGGCGCGTTCCTTCATCAGGCGCTCCATCTCGGCCGCCTGCGTGGTCATCCCCTCGCGCTTCAGATCCTTGAGGATGTCGAGGAAGACATCGCCCTCCATCTGGCCGAATTGCGCGTAATAGGGCGCGTCGCGCATCATGGCGGTGGCGGTGCGGTAGGCCCAGTCGAGATAGAAACGCCAGTCATGCAGCGTGACCAGCCCGCTGTTGTTGCGGGCCAGACGGTACAGCACCCAATGGCCGATCGCCACATGGGGATAGTTGTAGGAGCGCCCGATGTCCTCGGAATCCTTCTTCGACCATGACGTCCAGCTATGCCAGTCGATCTTCGGGTCGTAATAGTCGGGGAACTCCTTGGGGTCGTAATAGAACAGGCTCTTGCGGACGGCGCCCGCATGTTCCCCCTCGGCCACTTGCAGATGGCCCAGCACGGTTTCATTGACCAGCCGCTCCAGCTTGGCCACTTCCTCGGCGTTTGGATTGTCGAGCTGCTTGACCATGGCGGCAACCCAGCTTCCCGCACCGCCCTCGTCGCTCATCCCCGCCACCCAGACGCGGCCATCCTGCGTGAGCAGGCGGTTCTCCTCGCGGTCATAGGTCAGGATCGCGGGGGAGCGGTGGAAGGGATCGCCCTTGCCCTCGAACCACTGGCTGGTGGTGGCGAAATGGCCAAGGTCGGCGGCCACCTGATCCAGCGGCTTGGTGATGTCATAGCTGATCGTCTGCACCTGCCCATCGGCATAGGTGACCGACAGGCGTGCCGGGCCCCAGCCCTGTGCACGCACGACATAGCGGGCCCAGCCTTTGCCTGTGCCATCGGGGGTAACGGTCAGCGCGCCCGCCGGGCTGGTGGTGAAGCTCTTGACCGGGGTGGGCGATTTCAGGAACAGGCTGGCGGTCTGGTCGGTGGGCAGGACATAGCCGGGGATGCCCACGGCCACCGGGCGGCCATGCGCGGCCAGCGTGTCCTCGATTCCGCGGATCGAGGGCGAAAGGGCAAAGCGCAGGCCGAAGCTGCGGCTCTGGCCGGGGCTGAGCGTGATGCTGGTGGGGGTGTTCCATTGCTCGCCCGCCTTGGCCCATTCCTTTTCGGCAAAGCCCTTGCTGGCGACAGTCCAGTCATAGAAACCCTCGCTGACCTGGGTGCGGGGGCTTTTTTCGGTGAAGATGTCCTCGCCGGAGTGGCGCCCTTCCTGCATCAGCGGCTTGTAGGCCTCCAGCGGGGTGCCTTTTTCAGGCATCACCACCAAAGCGGGCCCCGCACCGTTCAGCCGCGTGACCTGCAGATAGCCCGCATCGCGCCCGATATAGGGATCGACGAAACTGGCCTGACTGTGCGCCTGATCCAGATCGCGGTCGAGAATGATGTTGTCGAAGACCATGGGCATGCCCAGCGCGCCGATCTCCACCGGAGCCTTGCCGGTGTTGGTCAGGGCGAAACGCAGGGCGAGCGTGCCCTTTTCCACCACCCAGCGCCGTTCGACCTTCAGCAGCAGGCCTGTGCCCAACGTGGCGGTGATATCGGCGGCGGCCAGATCGCCCTTGTGGAGGGACAGGGGCTGGATCGCCTTGCGCTGATGCTGGCTGGCGAAATCCTGCCAAGGGCCATCGCCGCTGCGAAGGCGCAGATGCAGATCGCCGATATGGTTGTAGCCATCGCCCGCGCGTTCAGGCTCGCGCCCGCCGGGGACGAAGTCGAAACCGGGCTCGCCATCGGGCGACAGCCGCGCCAAAGTCTGCGTATCGCTGCGCAGCGCCAGCGTAAAACCGCCGGCGCGCAGCACCCGCGTCGCGATGGGCGGATAGACCTTGGCGGCAGGCTTGGGCGCTTCCTCCTCGGCGTGAGCCATCGGGGCAAGCGTGGCCAGCAGGGCCAGCAGCGGCAGGTGGCGCAATAAGGGCATCATGAATGGCTCGCTGTTGGCGCGTAGGGGATGGCGGGCGGCGTTTCGCCCAGCAGGTTCAGCGTGAAATAATCGAGGAATTTCTTCCAGTAATAGGGCTGGTAGACGGCATGGCGCGTGTTGGGCAGCACCACCATGTCCACATCCTTGCCGGCATCGATCAGCGCCTTTTCCAGCCGGAAGCTGGCGGTAATCGGCACATTGTCGTCGATATCGCCATGAACCAGCAGCAGCTTGCCCTTCAGGTTCTTCGCCACCGAGAGGTTCGAATTGCGCTCCCACGTGGCATCGTCGGCCAGCCCCATCGAGACCTCCGGCCACCAGGCCTTGTCCAGTCGCAACTCGTGATTGCCCGAGGAGGCGATGCCCACCTTGAAGAAATCAGGCCGTCGCAGCATGAAACGCGCCGCATCATAGCCCCCCGCCGAGCCGCCATAGACGCCCACGCGGCTGGTATCGATATAGGGATAGCGCGCGGCCATCTGGCGGATCAGGGCGATATGATCGTCCAGCCCGACCTCGCCCAGATTCTGGAAGGCGGGCAGGCGGAAAGCCTGACCCCGCCGCGATGTGCCGCGCCCATCGATCATCACCACGATCGCGCCCAACTGAGCCAGAGCATTGCCCGAAACGCGATGCGCATCGGCAAAGCTGGCGGGCACATCGGTGGTGGTGGGGCCGGTGTAGACATTGTCGATCACCGGATAATGCAGCGCCGGGTCCAGATGCGCCGGGCGCAGGATCATGCCCTGAATGGGTGTTTTGCCATCCGCCGCCATGCCCTGAAACAGCTCCGGATCGGCATAGCCTGCGGCCTTCCATGCGCTGTCATCGGCGGTGCCCAGTTCGCGCAGGATCGCGCCGGTCTTGCCGTCGCGCAGCACGGTGCGCGTGGGCGTGGCGGGGCTGGACATGGCGTCCACGATCCAACGCCCGTCCTCCGAGACGCTGGCATCATGGTCGAGCGGTTCGGGGGTCAGTTCCAAAGGCGCGCTGCCGTCCAGCGTTACGCGGTAAAGCGAGCGCCAATAGGGATTGCGGCTGGACTCGCGCCCCACGCCGGTCACGATCAGATCATGGCCATCCTCGGCGATGTGATCGACCGACAGCACCTCCCAATTGCCTTTGGTCAGCGGTGTGCCGGCCTTGGGCGCATCGGGGCGCACCAGATAGAGTTGCGCCCAGCCCGACCTTTCGGAAATCGCCAGTTCGCCATGCAGCTGAGGTGCCGGGATCAGCGCCGAGGAGGTCACCGTCACCACCGGCGCAACGGCATCCTCGGCCAGAACCATGGTGGCGCCGGTTTCGGGATCGGCGGAATACACCACCTGCCGCGCATAACCGCGCTCGGTCCAGGTCATGCGCGGGCGGCCATGCTCCCAGCCCAGATCGGGCGCGGCGGGATAGAGCAGCGCTTCGGCGGGCATGTCGATGGGCACGATGCGCGCCTTGCCCGCCTTCATCGCGGCCTCCACATCCACCACCATGCGCCGGGCTAGAGGCAGCATCTTCGCCCCGGCCAGCGGATAGATGTAGTGGAACGTATGCGGCGTAAAGCTGCCCGAGGGGCTCTGCTGGGTGATGGACAGCGGCTCGACACCGCGTGTATCCAGACGCCAGCTCAGCAGATAGCGGCTGTCGGGCGACCATTGCGCCGAGACCGGGAGCACGGGCTCCTCGGTGTTCTGCTTGATGATGTCCATCAGCGGGGCGATCTCGCGCCCATAGGGTTCCTCGCGGGTGCCGTCAGAGGTCAGCGGCACTTCATGGCCGGATTTCACATCCACGGCGTAAAGGTTGTAGGCTCGGTACACCACGCGCCAGCGCCCGTCGGGGGAGAGCAGGCCTCTGGCCGGATCGGGCTCGGCATGGTCGGCGGCGGTGACGGTCTTGCCGTCATACTGCCAGTCCTTGTCCTGCGCCTTGAAGGTCAGCAATCCGGTGTGGGGGTCGAAATCGGCATCCTCGATGCGCAGCTTTTCGGGCGGCACGGCGGGATGTCCGGCTTGCGCAAAGGCGTTTGCAAGATCGGCCTGATTGGCGATCTCGCGCTCCTGCTGCGTGGTCAGGTCGAGATAGAGGTAGCGACGGCTGGCCAGCGGGCCCCTGCGATAGAGCAGCCCCGCGCCATCATGCGTGAAGGACGGGGACAGATTGGCATCGATCAGCAGCGAGCCCGCGCCTTCGTTCAACAGGCGCAAGGCCGTGCCATAACGCTGCATGAGCGGAGGCGAGATTGGCACGGGAAGGGCTGTGGGCGCGGCGGTTGGCGATAAGGCGCGCGGCATTGTGTGCTTGCGGCCATGGCCGGGTGCGGCCGCCTTGGCGGTGGTGGCACTCGCCCCCCCGGCCAGAACCAGGGCGAGCGTTGCGACAAAGGCGAGGGAAGTGGGCTTTCGCAAGGGTTTTGGTCCCGGTCGATGGCGATGTGGAATGGCGTGGATGATGGGCGTTGGCAGCGGATGCTGTCAACAATGTTATACGATATTTTCCTGTTGACAGTGGGTTAATTTGCCATCTACTCCTACTTAATGCCAGAAAATGGCGGGTTTCGAGGATTTGAAAATCCTTCATCGCAATTATAGTATACGATTATTTCGAGATTGAGGGGCTTGATGATGAAAACGACCCGCCGCGAATGGATGGTTGGCACGGCTGCCACTGCTTTGGTGGGAGGTCGCGCGATGGCCGTCGCGCCGGTGCGGGGTCTTGGTAAGGTGAAGCCTCTGCCCTTGCGCGATGTTCGGCTGCTGCCTTCCGACTATGCCCGCGCGGTGGAGGTCAACCGGCTCTATCTGCTGTCGCTCAGCGCCGACCGCTTTCTGCACAATTTCCGCAAATATGCCGGGCTGGAGCCCAAGGCGCCGATCTATGGTGGCTGGGAAAGCGACACGATCGCGGGCCATTCGCTGGGGCACTATCTCTCGGCGCTGGTGCTGATGTGGCAGCAGACAAGTGACGCCGAATGCCGCCGCCGCGCCGATTACATCGTTGAGGAGCTGGCGCTGGTGCAGGCGCATCGGGCTGGCGGCTATGTCGGCGGGCTGGGGCGCAAGACCAAGGATGGCAAGATCGTCGATGGCGAGGTGATCTTCCATGAGGTGATGGCCGGAGACATCCGCTCGGGCGGGTTTGATCTCAATGGCTCGTGGTCGCCGCTCTACACGGTGCACAAGGTGTTTGCCGGGCTTCTCGATGTGCATGAGGCCTGGGGCAATGCGCGCGCGCTGCAGGTGGCGCTGGGGCTGGGCGCCTATTTCAAGCGCATGTTCGATGCGCTGAATGATGCGCAGATGCAGGCGGTGCTGGGCTGCGAATATGGCGGCCTCAACGAAAGCTACGCCGAGCTTTATGCCCGCACGGGCGATGCGCAGTGGCTGGCGGTGGCGATGCGTATCTATGACCGGCGTGTGCTGGACCCGCTGGTGGCGCAGGAGGACAAGCTCGCCAACTTCCATGCCAACACCCAGGTGCCCAAGCTGATTGGCCTCGCGCGCATCCACGAGCTGAATGGCAAACCCGAGCCGGCGCGCGCTGGGCAGTTCTTCTGGGATGCGGTGACGCGGCATCATTCCTATGTCATTGGCGGCAATGCCGACCGCGAATATTTCTCCGAGCCGGACACGCTGGCCGATCATATCACCGAACAGACCTGCGAACATTGCAATAGTTACAACATGCTCAAGCTGACGCGGCATCTTTACGGCTGGCAGCCCGATGGCGCATTGTTTGATTATTATGAGCGCACCCATCTCAACCATGTGATGGCGGCGCAAGATCCCGCCAATGGCGGCTTCACCTATATGACCCCGTTGATGAGCGGGGCAGCGCGGGGCTATTCGCAGCCCGATGAGGAAGCCTTCTGGTGCTGTGTCGGTTCAGGCATGGAGAGCCACGCCAAGCATGGCGATTCCATTTTCTGGGAAGATGGGCACACGCTTTTCGTCAATCTCTACATCCCGGCGCAGGCGCAATGGGTGGCGCGGGGTGTGCGGCTGCGTCTGGAAACGCGTTACCCCTATGAGCCCGACACCAGCCTGACGCTGGAGAAGGTGGGCAAGCTCGCGCATTTCGCTCTGGCATTGCGCGTGCCGGGCTGGGCGCAGGGCAAGGCGCTGGTGGCGGTGAATGGCGCGACCGTCGCACCGGTGCTGCGCAACGGCTATGCCGTAATCGAGCGGATGTGGAAGGCCGGGGATCGCGTCTCGCTGGTGCTCCCGCTGGATCTGCGGCTGGAGGCGGTGCCCGGCGCCCCCGATACGGTGGCGGTGCTGCGCGGGCCGATGGTGATGGCCGCCGATCTGGGCCCGACCGAGGTGGAGTGGACCGGCGTCGATCCGGCGATGGTGGGCGAGGCGCCGCTGGCCGCCTTCCGCGCCATGGTTTCGGACCGTCCGCGTTTTGCCACGCAGGGCGTGCTGCGCCCGGCCAACTATGCCTTCGTGCCCTTTTACAGCCAGTATGAACGGCGCAGCGCGGTCTATTTCAAGCGCTTCAGCGAGGCCGCGTGGAAGACCGAGGAGGCTGGTTTCCTCGCTGATCAGGCGCGCATGCGCGACATTGCCGCGCGTTCGGTCGATGTGATGCATCTGGGCGAAATGCAGCCCGAGCGTGACCACAGCCTGACCTCGGACCTGTCCTATCCGCTGACCTATCGTGGCAAGAACGGGCGCGATGCGCGCGGCGGTGGTTATTTCGACTTTGCCATGAAGGTGAAGCCCGGGCCGCTGGTCCTGCAGGCCACCTATTGGGGCAGCGAGCGCAAGCGCAGCTTCGATATTCTGGTTGATGGGGTGAAGGTCGTGACGGCCACGATCGACAATGATCGGCCCGGCAAGTTCTTCGACGCCGAATATCCCATCCCCGAGGCGCTGACCAAGGGCAAGACCAGCGTGAAGATACGCTTCGAAGCCCATGATCGTGAGACGGCGGGCCCGGTCTTCGGTGTGAGGATCTTCACCCAGGCGCCGAGCTGAGGTTCCATAATTCCAATCAGGGGATGATTATGCTGGGCATTGTCATGCGCAGGCCGGTTCGCCGTGCCCTGGCTTCTCTGGCTGCGCTTTCCGCTGTGCTGGCGGGGGTGGCGGCTCATGCTGCGGCAGCGCAGGTCTGGTATTTTGCCGATAGTCCGACTTATCCTGGCATCCGCCTGCTGGAGGTCGGGGAGGATGGTGCGCGTGTCACCAGCGATTGGTACGGCACGATGCCGGCGCAGAATCTGCGCCGCAATGCGCAGGGTTTCGAGTTTGACCTGGGCAATCTCAACGACAATGCCCGGCCCACGCGGCATTGGGTCGCCGCCGTTCAGGGCGATCAACTGACGCTGACGGGGGACATCTGGACCTCGCATGTGGTGCAGGCGGCGCGGCCCGCCACGGCGCAGGAGCAGAAGCGCTATCGCTTCACCCCCACCAGCCTGCCGCCCTTGGCCGATCTGGCGCCGGATGGGCAGGCGGCCACTCCGCCCATGGGGTGGAGCAGCTGGAACCGTTTTGCCGAGGGTATCGATGACAAGACGGTGCGTGAAATCGCCGATGCCATGGTGTCTTCGGGGCTGCGCGATGTGGGCTATGTCTATGTGAACATTGACGATGGTTGGCAGGGCGAGCGCGGGGCGGATGGCGTTCTGCGGCCCAATGCCAAGTTTCCCGATATGAAGGGGCTGGCCGATTATGTGCATGCGCGGGGGCTGAAGCTGGGCATCTATTCCTCGCCAGGTCCCAAGACTTGCGCCGGTTTCACGGGCAGCTATGGCCATGTGGCGCAGGATGCCCGGACGTTTGCCGGCTGGGGCGTGGATTATCTGAAGTACGACCTGTGTTCGGGCGAGTGGTTCTACCGCTCTCAGGATGAGGTGCGGCGCAGCTATCAGGAGATGGGGGCGGCGTTGAAGGCCTCCGGACGAGGCATCGTATACAGCCTGTGCGAGTATGGCCGGGTCGATGTGGCCGCATGGGGGCGCAAGGCCGGGGGCCATTTGTGGCGCACCACGGGCGACATCACGGACGACTTTGCTTCGATGACAGCGATCGGTCTGGATCGCAATCCGCGCTTCCCTGCCGGAGGGCCCGGCGGGTGGAACGATCCCGATATGCTGGAGGTCGGCAATGGCGGCATGAGCGCGGTGGAATATCGCGCGCATATGGCGTTATGGGCGATGTCGGCGGCGCCGTTGCTGATGGGGCATGATGTGCGCAGCATGTCGAGCGAGACGAACGAAATCCTGAAAAACAAGGATGTTATTGCCATCGATCAGGATCGCCTTGGCGCGCCGGGACATCGCCTGCGAAGTGAGGGGCATGCGGAAGTCTGGTCCAGGGCGCTGGCGGATGGCGGGCGTGCCGTGGCGCTGTTCAACCGGGGTGAGCAGCCCGTGAGGCTGCTTCTGACGCAAGCGGAAACGGGGCAACAGACCACGGCGCTGGATGTATGGACGCAGCGGCAGGTGAGCACGGGTGATGCCTTTGTTTTGCCCGCGCACGGCAGCGTGTTGCTACGTCTGGCTGCGGCGCGGAGTGCGACTGCGGGCTGATTGCCCTGTCGTCCGAAAAATGTCGCACATGCCATGATCCTGTCACAACCCCTCTTGGCATCTAAAAAATACAGTATACGATAATAGTCATACTAAAACGAATCGCGGTGTCGGGGTGGCCTGCGGAATGCATGGGGGTATTCATGAGGGTTAGAGCATCTTTGCATGTGTCTTCGGCCTTGGTGGCGCTTTGCGTCGCGATACAGCCGATGGTCGCCGCTGCGCAGTCAACCGCCAGCGCCACGCAAGCGCCAAAGGCCGATGCCGAGAACAAGGCAGCCATTCTGGTGCTTGGTGTGCGCGGAAGCCTGAAAACCGCGGCGGCCAAGAAGAAGGACGCCAAGCAGATCGTGGACTCGGTGGTGGCCGAGGACGCCGGAAAGCTGCCCGACAACAATGTGGTTGAAGCTCTGGCCCGCGTAACCGGGGTACAGATCGAGCGCCAGCATGGTGAAGGTTCATCGCTGACCATTCGTGGCATGGGTGACATCAGCACCACGGTGAACGGGCAGGAAGCGAATTCTGGCGACAGCCGCTCGATGAGCCTGTCGAATATTCCCGCTGAACTGCTCAAGTCAGTCGAAGTCTACAAGACGCGCACTGCCGACCAGATCGAGGGCGGTATTGGCGGCACGGTCAATGTCGAGCTGCGCCGCCCGCTCGATCTGAAGAAAGGCTGGACGGGCGCGGCAAGTTTCCGCGAGGTGTTCTCCGACATCGGCAACACCAAAAGCCCTTATGCCAGTGCCCTGATTGCCAAGCGTATGGATACGGCCAGTGGCGGCGAATTTGGCTTTCTGATCAATGCCTCCTACACGCGCAACCATTACAACGAGACCTTTGTGGAGAGCGAATCTCCCGACATTTTTGTTCCCGGCACGAAAGCCTATGGCAGCCTGCCCGCCAGCAAGGCGGCCACCACGGTTCTGCCCTATGCGGTGAACTATGGCGTGGAGCAGGGGGTGATCTCGCGGCCCTCGGTCAATGCGGTGCTGCAGTGGAAGCCCTCGCCCAAGCTGGATTTCGTGCTGGAAGGGCAGTTCTTTTCCAGCAGTGAGAAAAACACCCGCGACCGTCTGCATCTGGTGTTGCGCGATGATGGCAACACGCTGACCAACCTGGGATATGGCGCCACCACACCGTCGGGCTACAACACGCTGCAGAGCCTGACTCTGACTCCGGCGGCGGGAACGCTGATCGATGGCGGTCCGGAGGCCTATGGCGAGAAGGCAACCGAGCGGAATTACAATCTGAATTTCGAGACGCATTTCAACACGTCTCACACCCATATCAAATTCTCCGCGCAATATGCGCACAGTCGTCGCGAGAGCTATTTTCTGCTCAGCACCTATCGTCTGCCCAACGCGACCAGCGCGACGGTGGATCTTGACTCGTCGCAGGTGCCCGGTGGTGGGCCTTTCGTCACCTTCAACGGGGTCAATCTGACCGATCCCAGCCAGTATGTGCTGTATAATTTCCACGATCA is part of the Novosphingobium sp. genome and encodes:
- a CDS encoding DUF5695 domain-containing protein; the encoded protein is MMPLLRHLPLLALLATLAPMAHAEEEAPKPAAKVYPPIATRVLRAGGFTLALRSDTQTLARLSPDGEPGFDFVPGGREPERAGDGYNHIGDLHLRLRSGDGPWQDFASQHQRKAIQPLSLHKGDLAAADITATLGTGLLLKVERRWVVEKGTLALRFALTNTGKAPVEIGALGMPMVFDNIILDRDLDQAHSQASFVDPYIGRDAGYLQVTRLNGAGPALVVMPEKGTPLEAYKPLMQEGRHSGEDIFTEKSPRTQVSEGFYDWTVASKGFAEKEWAKAGEQWNTPTSITLSPGQSRSFGLRFALSPSIRGIEDTLAAHGRPVAVGIPGYVLPTDQTASLFLKSPTPVKSFTTSPAGALTVTPDGTGKGWARYVVRAQGWGPARLSVTYADGQVQTISYDITKPLDQVAADLGHFATTSQWFEGKGDPFHRSPAILTYDREENRLLTQDGRVWVAGMSDEGGAGSWVAAMVKQLDNPNAEEVAKLERLVNETVLGHLQVAEGEHAGAVRKSLFYYDPKEFPDYYDPKIDWHSWTSWSKKDSEDIGRSYNYPHVAIGHWVLYRLARNNSGLVTLHDWRFYLDWAYRTATAMMRDAPYYAQFGQMEGDVFLDILKDLKREGMTTQAAEMERLMKERADHWRSLKYPFGSEMAWDSTGQPEVYAWMRYFGYDKQAQETSEVILGYDPTIPSWGYNGNARRYWDFLYGGKVSRIERQIHHYGSALNAVPLFDAYRRNPGDLHLLRVAYGGMMGGITNIDQQGFGSAAFHSWPDMMRWDALTGDYGMGFYGHAIAAGSYLVNDPTFGWLSFGGDLKREDSAVAITPRDGARRRLFIAPAGLWITLEAGRIASARYTLADGAITLTLDPATPGEQAARMFVESTVPGAAHYTAPGAMERGGYTVALGAGPTTLRLTR
- a CDS encoding prolyl oligopeptidase family serine peptidase; this translates as MRKPTSLAFVATLALVLAGGASATTAKAAAPGHGRKHTMPRALSPTAAPTALPVPISPPLMQRYGTALRLLNEGAGSLLIDANLSPSFTHDGAGLLYRRGPLASRRYLYLDLTTQQEREIANQADLANAFAQAGHPAVPPEKLRIEDADFDPHTGLLTFKAQDKDWQYDGKTVTAADHAEPDPARGLLSPDGRWRVVYRAYNLYAVDVKSGHEVPLTSDGTREEPYGREIAPLMDIIKQNTEEPVLPVSAQWSPDSRYLLSWRLDTRGVEPLSITQQSPSGSFTPHTFHYIYPLAGAKMLPLARRMVVDVEAAMKAGKARIVPIDMPAEALLYPAAPDLGWEHGRPRMTWTERGYARQVVYSADPETGATMVLAEDAVAPVVTVTSSALIPAPQLHGELAISERSGWAQLYLVRPDAPKAGTPLTKGNWEVLSVDHIAEDGHDLIVTGVGRESSRNPYWRSLYRVTLDGSAPLELTPEPLDHDASVSEDGRWIVDAMSSPATPTRTVLRDGKTGAILRELGTADDSAWKAAGYADPELFQGMAADGKTPIQGMILRPAHLDPALHYPVIDNVYTGPTTTDVPASFADAHRVSGNALAQLGAIVVMIDGRGTSRRGQAFRLPAFQNLGEVGLDDHIALIRQMAARYPYIDTSRVGVYGGSAGGYDAARFMLRRPDFFKVGIASSGNHELRLDKAWWPEVSMGLADDATWERNSNLSVAKNLKGKLLLVHGDIDDNVPITASFRLEKALIDAGKDVDMVVLPNTRHAVYQPYYWKKFLDYFTLNLLGETPPAIPYAPTASHS
- a CDS encoding glycoside hydrolase family 127 protein; amino-acid sequence: MMKTTRREWMVGTAATALVGGRAMAVAPVRGLGKVKPLPLRDVRLLPSDYARAVEVNRLYLLSLSADRFLHNFRKYAGLEPKAPIYGGWESDTIAGHSLGHYLSALVLMWQQTSDAECRRRADYIVEELALVQAHRAGGYVGGLGRKTKDGKIVDGEVIFHEVMAGDIRSGGFDLNGSWSPLYTVHKVFAGLLDVHEAWGNARALQVALGLGAYFKRMFDALNDAQMQAVLGCEYGGLNESYAELYARTGDAQWLAVAMRIYDRRVLDPLVAQEDKLANFHANTQVPKLIGLARIHELNGKPEPARAGQFFWDAVTRHHSYVIGGNADREYFSEPDTLADHITEQTCEHCNSYNMLKLTRHLYGWQPDGALFDYYERTHLNHVMAAQDPANGGFTYMTPLMSGAARGYSQPDEEAFWCCVGSGMESHAKHGDSIFWEDGHTLFVNLYIPAQAQWVARGVRLRLETRYPYEPDTSLTLEKVGKLAHFALALRVPGWAQGKALVAVNGATVAPVLRNGYAVIERMWKAGDRVSLVLPLDLRLEAVPGAPDTVAVLRGPMVMAADLGPTEVEWTGVDPAMVGEAPLAAFRAMVSDRPRFATQGVLRPANYAFVPFYSQYERRSAVYFKRFSEAAWKTEEAGFLADQARMRDIAARSVDVMHLGEMQPERDHSLTSDLSYPLTYRGKNGRDARGGGYFDFAMKVKPGPLVLQATYWGSERKRSFDILVDGVKVVTATIDNDRPGKFFDAEYPIPEALTKGKTSVKIRFEAHDRETAGPVFGVRIFTQAPS
- a CDS encoding glycoside hydrolase family 27 protein, with product MLGIVMRRPVRRALASLAALSAVLAGVAAHAAAAQVWYFADSPTYPGIRLLEVGEDGARVTSDWYGTMPAQNLRRNAQGFEFDLGNLNDNARPTRHWVAAVQGDQLTLTGDIWTSHVVQAARPATAQEQKRYRFTPTSLPPLADLAPDGQAATPPMGWSSWNRFAEGIDDKTVREIADAMVSSGLRDVGYVYVNIDDGWQGERGADGVLRPNAKFPDMKGLADYVHARGLKLGIYSSPGPKTCAGFTGSYGHVAQDARTFAGWGVDYLKYDLCSGEWFYRSQDEVRRSYQEMGAALKASGRGIVYSLCEYGRVDVAAWGRKAGGHLWRTTGDITDDFASMTAIGLDRNPRFPAGGPGGWNDPDMLEVGNGGMSAVEYRAHMALWAMSAAPLLMGHDVRSMSSETNEILKNKDVIAIDQDRLGAPGHRLRSEGHAEVWSRALADGGRAVALFNRGEQPVRLLLTQAETGQQTTALDVWTQRQVSTGDAFVLPAHGSVLLRLAAARSATAG